In Streptomyces ambofaciens ATCC 23877, a single genomic region encodes these proteins:
- a CDS encoding PHP domain-containing protein, which translates to MEPVEALERIAFLLERSQAPTYRVRAFRTAARVLGELPAAELRERAGSLESLKGVGPKTAQVAREALAGEVPGYLEKLEGEADTPLAEGGEQLRERLRGDCHLHSDWSDGGSPIEEMGRAAAALGHEWAVLTDHSPRLTVARGLSPERLREQLDVVAALNETWAPFRLLTGIECDILDDGSLDQEPDLLERLDVVVVSVHSKLRMDARAMTRRMVAAVRDPHADILGHCTGRLLTGRGRPESEFDADEVFAACAESGTAVEINSRPERLDPPRRLLRRAVAAGVLFAVDTDAHAPGQLDWQIHGCARAQECGVPPERVVTTWSREELLAWTREGRTPSGVTGP; encoded by the coding sequence TCCTGCTGGAGCGCTCCCAGGCGCCGACGTACCGGGTACGCGCCTTTCGCACCGCGGCCCGGGTGCTGGGCGAGCTGCCGGCCGCCGAGCTGCGCGAGCGGGCGGGCTCCCTGGAGTCGCTGAAGGGGGTCGGACCCAAGACGGCGCAGGTGGCGCGGGAGGCGCTGGCCGGGGAGGTGCCGGGCTATCTGGAGAAGCTGGAGGGCGAGGCGGACACCCCGCTCGCCGAGGGCGGGGAGCAGCTGCGGGAGCGGCTGCGCGGGGACTGCCACCTGCACTCCGACTGGTCGGACGGCGGCAGCCCGATCGAGGAGATGGGCCGGGCGGCGGCGGCGCTCGGGCACGAGTGGGCGGTGCTGACCGACCACTCGCCGCGGCTCACGGTGGCGCGCGGTCTGTCCCCCGAGCGGCTGCGCGAGCAGCTCGACGTGGTGGCCGCGCTCAACGAGACCTGGGCGCCGTTCCGGCTGCTGACCGGTATCGAGTGCGACATCCTCGACGACGGCTCGCTCGACCAGGAGCCGGACCTGCTGGAGCGGCTCGACGTGGTCGTGGTGTCCGTGCACTCCAAGCTGCGGATGGACGCCCGCGCGATGACCCGCCGCATGGTGGCCGCCGTACGCGATCCGCACGCGGACATCCTCGGGCACTGCACCGGGCGGCTGCTGACCGGGCGGGGGCGGCCGGAGTCGGAGTTCGACGCGGACGAGGTCTTCGCCGCCTGCGCGGAGTCCGGGACGGCCGTCGAGATCAACAGCCGGCCGGAGCGGCTCGACCCGCCGCGCCGGCTCCTGCGCCGGGCGGTGGCGGCCGGCGTGCTGTTCGCCGTGGACACCGACGCGCACGCGCCCGGTCAGCTGGACTGGCAGATCCACGGGTGCGCGCGGGCGCAGGAGTGCGGGGTGCCCCCGGAGCGCGTGGTCACCACGTGGTCGCGGGAAGAACTGCTGGCCTGGACCCGCGAGGGCCGTACTCCGTCCGGAGTGACGGGCCCCTGA
- a CDS encoding HAD family hydrolase — MERAAVFDVDGTLVDTNHLHVATWWEAFRQAGHRVPMHAIHRAVGLPSTDLVAHLLGEDRDTDQDAELSAAHKALYGQYFDRLPALPDAGELLRRLARDGWKVVLATSAGGPELDALRRAIDADDAIAATASADDVDAGKPAPEPVEHALELVGVPAERAVFVGDTVWDMRAGSRAGVRCVAVLCGGLPRADLEEAGADAVHADPAALLASLDRSPLG, encoded by the coding sequence ATGGAACGGGCGGCCGTGTTCGACGTCGACGGAACCCTCGTCGACACCAATCACCTGCATGTGGCGACCTGGTGGGAGGCGTTCCGGCAGGCGGGGCACCGGGTGCCGATGCACGCCATCCACCGGGCCGTGGGCCTCCCCTCCACCGACCTCGTCGCGCATCTGCTGGGCGAGGACCGGGACACGGACCAGGACGCGGAGCTGAGCGCCGCCCACAAGGCGCTGTACGGACAGTACTTCGACCGCCTGCCCGCCCTGCCGGACGCCGGTGAGCTGCTGCGCCGCCTCGCCCGCGACGGCTGGAAGGTGGTCCTCGCCACCTCGGCGGGCGGGCCGGAGCTGGACGCGCTGCGGCGGGCGATCGACGCGGACGACGCGATCGCCGCCACCGCGAGCGCCGACGACGTCGACGCGGGCAAGCCGGCCCCCGAGCCGGTCGAGCACGCCCTGGAGCTGGTCGGGGTGCCGGCCGAGCGGGCGGTGTTCGTCGGCGACACCGTCTGGGACATGCGCGCGGGCAGCCGGGCCGGGGTCCGCTGCGTGGCCGTGCTGTGCGGCGGTCTGCCCCGCGCCGACCTGGAGGAGGCGGGCGCGGACGCGGTCCACGCCGACCCGGCCGCCCTGCTCGCCTCCCTGGACCGGAGCCCTCTCGGATGA